A single Nitrosospira multiformis ATCC 25196 DNA region contains:
- a CDS encoding BON domain-containing protein yields the protein MQNLNLKLLAVVFFLLPLSFLSGCAAVAVTGAAAGSGYAVAEDRRTSGTMMQDESIEFKSNGRIKEKFGRKVHVEVTSFNGKVLLTGQAASAKVKDEIGDIVKAVEGVRDVTNEIAVGEIKPLTARSYDAWITSKVKARFVNEGLFQANHVKVVTEDGVVYLMGMVDREEAQSAVKIAKSTDGVRKVVEVFEYQD from the coding sequence ATGCAGAACCTGAATTTGAAGTTATTGGCGGTTGTTTTTTTCCTGCTTCCGCTTTCATTTCTCTCCGGTTGCGCCGCGGTGGCGGTAACGGGGGCGGCTGCGGGCAGTGGATATGCGGTAGCTGAGGACAGACGTACAAGCGGCACCATGATGCAGGATGAGAGCATCGAGTTCAAGAGCAACGGGAGAATCAAGGAAAAATTTGGCCGCAAGGTTCACGTAGAGGTCACGAGCTTCAATGGTAAGGTACTGCTGACTGGCCAGGCGGCATCTGCGAAGGTTAAAGATGAGATTGGAGACATAGTGAAGGCCGTGGAAGGCGTGCGTGACGTCACCAATGAAATTGCCGTAGGAGAGATCAAGCCGCTTACCGCGCGCAGTTATGATGCCTGGATTACATCCAAGGTCAAGGCGAGGTTCGTGAATGAGGGGCTATTCCAGGCCAACCACGTCAAAGTCGTGACGGAGGATGGGGTGGTTTATCTGATGGGAATGGTGGACCGGGAGGAAGCGCAAAGCGCGGTGAAGATTGCGAAATCCACGGATGGCGTCCGCAAGGTTGTCGAAGTGTTCGAGTATCAGGATTGA